Proteins from a genomic interval of Spea bombifrons isolate aSpeBom1 chromosome 4, aSpeBom1.2.pri, whole genome shotgun sequence:
- the BEST3 gene encoding bestrophin-3 isoform X3, protein MRYVNLTSLLIFRSVSTAVFKRFPTMDHVVEAGFMTADERKIFDNLKSPHLKYWVPVIWFGNLASKARAEGRIRDSVDLQLMMNEMNQYRSWCGLLFGYDWVGIPLVYTQVVTLAVYTFFFACLIGRQFLDPEQSYPGHDLDLYIPVFTLLQFFFYAGWLKVAEQLINPFGEDDDDFETNWCIDRNFQVSLMAVDEMHMNLPKMTKDIYWNESDARPPYTLAAADYCIPSFLGSTVHMGLPDSVFLHEDWLLDEEKHRRQNSVVRRVKRFLSVHEHPESPTRRAFSRQGSDTSNLFFPANETGNIGSYHEVPHRGRSHLIHVKRHESSEKNPVPHTPRGDLSTIREASRSDTSERQSSHDSKNTPSSPLHVPEVVVTTTDETIPVPKYNEPLQSNPPTATNTSPSTVEHHTTNDMEDDTTIVKQNVLEERQTSLQVPTDERKSESCEQEQPKISHRWSETVFPSHSPVASAKPIGKSLQDIPYALSTENRKSADGKDSRPTPPPPPEEEMFELIKHIDAKETDIIDYSDENKEGNI, encoded by the exons ATGCGTTATGTAAACCTCACATCCTTACTGATCTTCCGCTCAGTCAGCACTGCTGTTTTTAAGAGATTCCCAACCATGGACCATGTTGTAGAAGCAG GATTTATGACTGCtgatgaaagaaaaatatttgataaCCTTAAATCTCCTCATCTTAAATATTGGGTGCCAGTCATTTGGTTTGGAAATTTGGCATCAAAAGCAAGGGCTGAAGGGAGAATTCGTGACAGCGTAGATCTACAATTAATGATGAAT GAGATGAACCAATATCGctcctggtgtggtcttctctTTGGTTATGACTGGGTCGGTATTCCCCTTGTATACACACAG GTAGTTACACTGGCTGTTTACACCTTTTTCTTTGCTTGTTTAATTGGACGCCAGTTCTTAGATCCAGAACAGTCATACCCAGGACATGACTTAGATCTGTACATTCCAGttttcactctgctacagtTCTTTTTCTATGCAGGGTGGCTTAAG GTTGCTGAACAACTAATTAACCCTTTTggtgaagatgatgatgattttGAAACTAACTGGTGCATAGACAGAAATTTCCAG GTTTCTCTCATGGCAGTAGATGAAATGCACATGAACTTACCGAAGATGACTAAAGATATTTACTGGAACGAGTCTGATGCACGACCACCCTACACATTGGCAGCAGCTGATTACTGTATCCCTTCATTTTTGGGATCAACTGTTCATATGGG GCTTCCAGACTCTGTATTTCTACATGAGGATTGGCTTTTGGATGAGGAAAAGCACAGAAGACAAAATTCTGTTGTAAGAAGAGTGAAGAGGTTCTTAAGTGTTCACGAGCACCCTGAGTCTCCTACTCGGAGAGCTTTCAGTCGACAAGGAAGTGAtacttctaatttattttttcctgctaaTGAAACAGGTAATATTGGTAGCTACCATGAAGTGCCTCATAGGGGAAGATCTCatttaattcatgttaaaagaCATGAATCATCAGAAAAGAATCCTGTGCCCCACACCCCTAGAGGTGATTTGTCAACAATTCGGGAGGCTAGTAGATCTGATACGTCAGAAAGACAATCATCCCATGACAGCAAAAATACACCTAGCTCACCTCTGCATGTCCCTGAAGTTGTGGTTACTACAACCGATGAGACCATACCAGTTCCAAAATATAATGAGCCTTTGCAGTCAAATCCACCCACAGCTACAAATACTTCACCAAGCACAGTGGAACACCACACCACTAATGACATGGAAGATGATACAACTATTGTTAAACAGAATGTCCTAGAAGAAAGACAAACCAGTCTACAGGTGCCAACAGATGAGAGAAAGTCAGAGAGCTGTGAACAAGAGCAACCGAAGATTTCTCATAGATGGAGTGAAACAGTATTTCCATCACACAGTCCTGTAGCCAGTGCAAAACCAATTGGGAAATCATTACAGGACATCCCCTATGCATTGTCTACTGAAAATAGAAAGTCTGCTGATGGGAAGGACTCTAGGCCAACACCTCCCCCTCCCCCGGAAGAGGAAATGTTTGAGTTAATAAAGCATATAGATGCCAAAGAAACCGACATTATTGATTATAGCGATGAAAACAAAGAAGGCAATATATGA
- the BEST3 gene encoding bestrophin-3 isoform X2: MLLISSNVHGRDEYGRLLRRTLMRYVNLTSLLIFRSVSTAVFKRFPTMDHVVEAGFMTADERKIFDNLKSPHLKYWVPVIWFGNLASKARAEGRIRDSVDLQLMMNEMNQYRSWCGLLFGYDWVGIPLVYTQVVTLAVYTFFFACLIGRQFLDPEQSYPGHDLDLYIPVFTLLQFFFYAGWLKVAEQLINPFGEDDDDFETNWCIDRNFQVSLMAVDEMHMNLPKMTKDIYWNESDARPPYTLAAADYCIPSFLGSTVHMGLPDSVFLHEDWLLDEEKHRRQNSVVRRVKRFLSVHEHPESPTRRAFSRQGSDTSNLFFPANETGNIGSYHEVPHRGRSHLIHVKRHESSEKNPVPHTPRGDLSTIREASRSDTSERQSSHDSKNTPSSPLHVPEVVVTTTDETIPVPKYNEPLQSNPPTATNTSPSTVEHHTTNDMEDDTTIVKQNVLEERQTSLQVPTDERKSESCEQEQPKISHRWSETVFPSHSPVASAKPIGKSLQDIPYALSTENRKSADGKDSRPTPPPPPEEEMFELIKHIDAKETDIIDYSDENKEGNI, from the exons ATGCTCCTAATCTCCAGCAACGTACATGGAAGGGATGAATATGGACGTCTCCTTCGGAGGACACTAATGCGTTATGTAAACCTCACATCCTTACTGATCTTCCGCTCAGTCAGCACTGCTGTTTTTAAGAGATTCCCAACCATGGACCATGTTGTAGAAGCAG GATTTATGACTGCtgatgaaagaaaaatatttgataaCCTTAAATCTCCTCATCTTAAATATTGGGTGCCAGTCATTTGGTTTGGAAATTTGGCATCAAAAGCAAGGGCTGAAGGGAGAATTCGTGACAGCGTAGATCTACAATTAATGATGAAT GAGATGAACCAATATCGctcctggtgtggtcttctctTTGGTTATGACTGGGTCGGTATTCCCCTTGTATACACACAG GTAGTTACACTGGCTGTTTACACCTTTTTCTTTGCTTGTTTAATTGGACGCCAGTTCTTAGATCCAGAACAGTCATACCCAGGACATGACTTAGATCTGTACATTCCAGttttcactctgctacagtTCTTTTTCTATGCAGGGTGGCTTAAG GTTGCTGAACAACTAATTAACCCTTTTggtgaagatgatgatgattttGAAACTAACTGGTGCATAGACAGAAATTTCCAG GTTTCTCTCATGGCAGTAGATGAAATGCACATGAACTTACCGAAGATGACTAAAGATATTTACTGGAACGAGTCTGATGCACGACCACCCTACACATTGGCAGCAGCTGATTACTGTATCCCTTCATTTTTGGGATCAACTGTTCATATGGG GCTTCCAGACTCTGTATTTCTACATGAGGATTGGCTTTTGGATGAGGAAAAGCACAGAAGACAAAATTCTGTTGTAAGAAGAGTGAAGAGGTTCTTAAGTGTTCACGAGCACCCTGAGTCTCCTACTCGGAGAGCTTTCAGTCGACAAGGAAGTGAtacttctaatttattttttcctgctaaTGAAACAGGTAATATTGGTAGCTACCATGAAGTGCCTCATAGGGGAAGATCTCatttaattcatgttaaaagaCATGAATCATCAGAAAAGAATCCTGTGCCCCACACCCCTAGAGGTGATTTGTCAACAATTCGGGAGGCTAGTAGATCTGATACGTCAGAAAGACAATCATCCCATGACAGCAAAAATACACCTAGCTCACCTCTGCATGTCCCTGAAGTTGTGGTTACTACAACCGATGAGACCATACCAGTTCCAAAATATAATGAGCCTTTGCAGTCAAATCCACCCACAGCTACAAATACTTCACCAAGCACAGTGGAACACCACACCACTAATGACATGGAAGATGATACAACTATTGTTAAACAGAATGTCCTAGAAGAAAGACAAACCAGTCTACAGGTGCCAACAGATGAGAGAAAGTCAGAGAGCTGTGAACAAGAGCAACCGAAGATTTCTCATAGATGGAGTGAAACAGTATTTCCATCACACAGTCCTGTAGCCAGTGCAAAACCAATTGGGAAATCATTACAGGACATCCCCTATGCATTGTCTACTGAAAATAGAAAGTCTGCTGATGGGAAGGACTCTAGGCCAACACCTCCCCCTCCCCCGGAAGAGGAAATGTTTGAGTTAATAAAGCATATAGATGCCAAAGAAACCGACATTATTGATTATAGCGATGAAAACAAAGAAGGCAATATATGA